The DNA window GCCATAGAAACAGCACTACCGCCCACAAAAGTCAGCAATCGTCGAGTTTTGTGTCCCGGAATTCCGCCCATCTGTGACGTACTGCTGGAAAATCTGGCCGATCGACCGACACCGACGACCACACTCGACCTCTGTGCGATTATTGTGCCATTTTTAACTGTTAATCTAGCCACTATACCCGCCATTTCGACCGAGTTTTAAAGAGGAAAAAACTAAACTAGTGACAAATAGAACTACGTGAAGCGCGCGACGTAAGACTTGGTATGCGAAGCGTATTAGGGTTGCCAGGTGGACTTTTTCATAATGGATATCGCTTTAGTGTGATTTATGCGATAGTTTGGTTGGCTGCGGTACATTTAAGATATTTCGTAACTGTCTATTAACATAagtaaaagaaaagcaaagtgGAGAGCGATTTATTCTGAATATGGCCGAAAAAGCGTTTAAcatatttgttgttgccttgAGATAATTTTCACgttgtatttataatatatatttaccaCGCTGCattattaaagaaaaaacaTTGATAAGTAAAAGTAGCTGAAACACGCCAAAACTAGTCACGTAGTTTATGGGGAGTTGCCAGATCAACACTATTGCCTGCAGCTATTTGGCGGGCATTTGAATTAATAGTGAAATGGGAAATCTTTATATATGAGAAATTCATTATTGTCTTAAcgttttataaattaaaatgtagaGAGTGAGAAAgtgttttctttcttttcaaatattgaatgtaatttaatgtttaatatatattaagtttttatttaagTGAAATTATTAGAAGTCTGAGGCACTACTTTGTTATGGATTTCGTTAAGTATTATTTCTGTAAGATAAAGCacactttttaatttcaaatcaattaGATCACACGTCAGCATACTAGCTGTAAAATTCAAATATGACTAAGAGTTGTCACACCTGACCGGGATTTCCAAAATTATTTCCGCATAACTGACAGTaccattaaaaattattaactatTGCCAATTTTGAGTCACTCAAAAAGGGGACACAGATCCGTCcagaaactaattaaaaatccTGCCGACGCAAATTTCTGCGGCGAGCTCTTGACGCAgaagtatgtatatatttgacCTTAAACTATTGGGGATTTTTATTGGGCATGCCCAAAATCCGCATGTGACGCGTCTCTATCTACGCAAAAATCGAGAACAAATAAACTTATTGACCGTCAAACGTTCTGAGTTCCAATGACTCATTTGGCTGCAACGGCGGGCAGAAATGAAATATGACAAAAATGCAACTagaatgcaataaaaatgtcgAAATATTTTATGGGAAAACAAATGTCCCCATTGAAAGACGATAAAATGATCGAAAGAAACCTGTTGCCCTCCCCCTAACGTGTGTAAATTCAATAGAAATGTTATCTGCTTTCCGTTTTCGAATAGggaaaatatcaatttcaCTCGATTTTCCGCTGTCGCGCGAAACCCAAGACGCAGTCCGtccttttcccattttctcaGCTCGATTCAGGTGAAGTTCATAACCCAGGATAGTTGACACTTTGGGGCTTTGCTCCACTAACTCGATCTTGGGGTCGCCAAGGAGTAGCCCTTTTTCAGCTGGTTTCGTTTACTCCCCAGTTATGAGCTCGTAAATTATTAGTTTCGATTTTAAGCGGCGCATTGTGTTTCCTTTTTCCAATCCATTTCCTGCGAAAGTTGTAAAAGAAGAAGGCGCCAACCGATTCCAAAAGAAGATCCGATGGTCCACCAGATCCGTTGGCACATAAAAATGCGTGTGTTGACGCCTCCACGGGTTCGCCTTGTAAAACTGCCCAAGGGCACAACTCGAATCCACAAAACACAGATCGTTTTATAAATGCACAATATTTCGGTCTTCTTTCGGTAGTAATAAAGTCGTTTAAATCGCAATGCGAATTTGGTTTTCTTTTCCGTCCCACCTTTCTTCTGGAAGTAATAAAGTCGTTTCAATTAGTGCTCGCAAGTCCCAAAAAAAGCGAGGTTCAAAAATGTTGGTTAGCGCCAGCCCTTagggttttatttttataattcatGCCGTTTTTTTCGCTTTGCTGTTTAATTATTCTGACATTAAATGCGATTCGCAGGAACCAAAAGTGCACAAGGAAAAAAATTCTGTAATATCACAAATTTTAGGAAACTGCATataaataacatatatatttaacattAATGTGATACGTAATTAAAATGTCAAGAACATGTTAagtcattttatttttctcggTGACCTGAAGATGAAGTTGATTCCAATCCGACTTGGGTTGGGTCTTGGGTCTTTAGGCCGTGTGATTAGGTAATATTTTAAGGGGTAGGGTTGCCGCAGAGCACATTCCTCGGGCTTGCCGCATCATTTAAcggtaaaattaaaattgatataCGAGCCGAcattcaaaattcaaaaataaaaaaacaaaaatcccTGAGCGGGGCCAGATACGAAATCAGATTTTTAATTTCGCTGGAACCGTGTACATGCGATGATATCACTGTCTGATCAAATAAAAAGTTCAATGTCAATGCTTGATGGGCGGCTCAATCAGTTTAAGAGCACTTTGTGTCAGGTGAGAGAAAGGGGCCCACCTGTTGCGCCGGTTCACTCGAAGTTCATTGAgttgtaattaaaaaaaataaacagaacaCCAAACTCAAATAATGGAatacaacaaaatattaaGGGGATGGGGACCACACGCAATCCGCTGCCTGCCATACACATAAATCTCAATGGCAAATGCGGGACTTTCGGGTGTAACTCCACCTCTGGGAGCTGATGCATCACCATAACCTCCGGAAAAGAATCTTAAAGAAAAAAGGGTGCCAAGGGGTCTTGGCCAAGGATGCTGGACAAGccggtttttggtttttgggtaCGTGTGCTATATGCGTAGCAAGTTCGTAGGCCCCTCTAACATGGTTATTTATGAGAGCCCAGGAAACCAGGCTGCCGGCCAACTggcagtggccagcaaatagAAGCCGCTCCAATTACATCACTCAAACCACAGTTAAGGTGACCAAAAAAACACTGCCCGAGGAACTGGAACTCCGCGCGACTGTCACATTAGGCTGTTATAATCAGACAGAGAGCCAAGTTTATCGCCGGACAAGATCTTCGCAGGATTACCAGTCTAGACTTGGGATCTCTGCCTAGATCTTCGATCAGGGTCTCCTCTCTCTGTGATCTTGCCTGTGTTAACGGTCCATCTGTTGTTGGCCAACAGCCGGTTTGGCCAACTTTACGATCGGCGCTATATGCTGCTTCCTAGCCCATCGAAAATAAGGTGAAAATACCAAAATAAGGTGAGTCAAAACAAGAGATAAGTACACttggaaaatattatttattatttatttagaagtATTCACCTAAATATAAATGGGGAGTGCATATAAGAAAAAGTAATATATGAGtttccaaaataaaataatattttttattgtcaACAGAAATATTCTACGTTTAGTCTTTTAAAAGTTGTCATGATTGTAAGACAATGTAAAATAAGATTAATATTTATTCCAATCCACTTacctttaaaattattattcctTTAGACAATGTAAAATAAGATTAATATTTATTCCAATCCACTTacctttaaaattattattcctTTGTAAGAAAACTAGTGTTTACAAtgcatttataattaattctTTTCTTCCAGTGCATACAACGTTAGAAAACTTCTCAATGCTCTTTTGTTCTCCATGCTTTGATTAAGTTCTGATACCAATTTCCATAGGAGGGGGACTTATAAAGTAACCCGAGCTCTGGCCACCAAGTTTGCAGCCAGACTCGAGtctttcttttaattttattaattgttattGCCGTAAAGTTACATAAATTTGACCAATGCATGGCGATAGATAGCCGTTCCACTGATTTGGTTAATAGCCGCGATATCGATATCGATTTCGTTGGCAGGCAGGCACAATAAGAATTGCTCACATTTATGTATATTGTGGAAGAAAGGCGATCTATTGAGTGTCTCCGACATTCTTATGGGACAGCTTGACTGATTGTGGGAGAGCCGGTGGAGGAATCTCATCCAGATCCAGCAGCTAAAAGACTAGAAGCTTTTCGAAATCCGTATTCAGTGAGATAAGATGGTAAGGTTGTCTTTTAGAAATGTGAATAGAAATCGATGAAATCTGAAAGACCATCGATCTACCTAATGGTTCTATTCGAATTAGTGAGTCAAACTTTTTCTTAAATCAGAGCTATCTACTCAGTTCATGTTTTCATCTAAAGTGATGCTTAAGtattttctttgaaataaataataattttctttgaaataaattaataatttgaaaataaaagtaacaaaaatattttgttttgcgtGTATTATGTACTGGCGTTTCCTATAATGTTATGTCTTTCTATATCGCCTCGGGGTACATATTACCTCAGTGTTCGGATATTTGAAGGCAACACCCCTAGTACTGATCCGAAAATAGTGCCCCGAATGTCACCCTAATCCCTAGTTTCAATACCAATGCCATTACCTAGTTCAGGGTCTTGCGTGTGCTCAAGGTGCCCTTCACTTGGGCGCAGGCCAGATGATGCCATCAATTGCTCAACACTTCTCCAGCCGTAcccaattaaattaaagcaaatttattaaattgccATCGATGGCTGccaaattaaaatgtcaacGGCTTGCTGAAACCGAAACCAGAGGGCGGGGCAGGAGGTGGGCGCAAAAAAGTGTCATAAACTTGTTTGACAGATTTCTTTTGATTCATGGAACCCATAAATATAGCTCGCCAAATCTTTGGGCGTGGCCCAAAACGCCGAAAGCCCCAAAGAAACTGCAGCGAAATCAAAGTCAATGCGAACgatgcataaatattttggcAAACCAAATGAGATTCATTTGCCTGTCATCGTCATGTGGTAAGCACCCGCGCCAAGGAATGCAGAGCATAACCACTCCGATCTCGACCAGATCTGATCCTCCGACGACCATTGCATGTGTCGCCCCCATAATTCTTCAACGATTTGGACCACTTGATGATGACATTCATTGCTTCGGTGGAAGGCGCCATCCAACTTACCCATAAATCGGGTACCAACCACAATCGAAACGTCGAAACTACATCATGGTGCAAAAAACCAACAGTCCAAGCACCTGCCTCCCATTTCGCGTACGGATTTAGTGCCCACCTAGCAGATCATAACTTGTAACTGGTTCTTCGCGGTGATTCCATCTATCAGTTAATTCCTGGATAGACTTCTTTATGTCGCCAGCCACACCTTCGATACGGAGTGACCACTAAATTCAAGTGCAATGGCATAGAGACAAGTTTCGAAATCAGCTAGCTGCACCGCTTGATCTTGAGATAGTTTAAGTTTCTATGATACAAtatcgaaattgaaattttataatACTTTACTATTATTCTGTACGTATAttggaaatattttcaaactTATCAGATTTGAACATATAAAAAATGTTAGTCCTAACAgttatttattgaaaatattcgTTTCAGTGTATAAGACCTTCATAGATGCTGGTTACCTATCTTTTTAATGTTTATGTTGCCTATTTACGCATACCTTTTTTGGAGGATTTCTCAGTTATTGTAATCCATTTGCTCGCCCATATACATCCCGGATTCGGCGGCTCTGAGCAGGAAGTCTACCAGGGCATTGTTAATATGTTGAAAAAATTCGCGAATGTCAATCAGCTCCATGGCAGCCGATGTGGTCATATAGTTGGGACTATAGCCATGGCTACAAATGGCCAAGTTAGCGTGCTTGCAAAGCTAAAGGAAGTAACATAAAATATCAGTGCAATTTAAGCTAAGATCATACCTTTTTAATCGCCTGGCCAAAGTAACACGTGAGCACCACGATTGGTGGACTTGATTCCTCGTCATCGTAGAACCCCAACAGCGAATGGCAAAGGACCGATGATCCGCAGCTCATCTTTTAGATGGTTGGTATTCATATAAGCTATTTTAAATGTGTAAAATATATAGGATTCACCTGCATACTGGCTGCCACTAGAGCGGGCCAGCACCTCTGCCACCAACCGCCCCACTGAACTTGAAGAACCTGCCAGGCATTCAACATCAGCGGGCGGTTTTGGAGTCGCCGACGATGTATCATGTCACTCGAAGGGCTTATGTCGGGCTCATGGCTCACCGTCTTGGGAGCTGGAAACCTTGGCCTGGCGAAATACTCCTTGAGTTCTGAGGCACTCACATTTTGGACGCTTTCTTCGCTGGTGGAAAAATGATTCCTACGCATATGTTTCGAACCGAGAATACTTTTAAATACTCTGCGACGTCGTTTACCAATTTTTTTCAACGCATTGTAAGCTGGATACTTTTGGGGATAAATCTGACTatgaaaagaaatcaaaattttCCTCTTCTACATATTTTGAGATACAATTAATTACTTTTCGGGTCCGAAGCAGCGGCGCAATCCATGGTAAATGTTGTCCATAACAGAAAATATTTCCTGTACTGGCATCCTGTTGAAATGCTTCACTACCAATTTTGTCTTTCAATTTCAGTGTGACTTTcgaatttgaaaaatgttcagAAGCCCAAAAAGGGGgttaaaatttatattcacAAGTTTCCCACCATTTTGAGAACTGTCAGGTGTCAACGCCTGCCAAGAATTACAAATATGCTACAAAGAAAGGTTGgtaataatttatattcaatCATTTTTCCCTATAAGAAAGAGCTTTCCAATAACTTGCACTAcctgcaaaaaataaattatagtaCAAAAAGGCCAGAATTAGATAGAAATTTGTACGAAATAAGacaatatttttctaaattgAAGAAACAAAGAGCTGTATGATTTTCCGTGTGCGTTGGACATTGTGATTAATTTCAGTTCCGATAGATCTGCGTGGAGAGTCAAGGCCCACTCGGATAGTGCACTCATAATTTATGGCGGCAGTGGCTGCCATCATAATTAGC is part of the Drosophila sechellia strain sech25 chromosome 3R, ASM438219v1, whole genome shotgun sequence genome and encodes:
- the LOC6619036 gene encoding uncharacterized protein LOC6619036 isoform X1, with product MPVQEIFSVMDNIYHGLRRCFGPENQIYPQKYPAYNALKKIGKRRRRVFKSILGSKHMRRNHFSTSEESVQNVSASELKEYFARPRFPAPKTVSHEPDISPSSDMIHRRRLQNRPLMLNAWQVLQVQWGGWWQRCWPALVAASMQMSCGSSVLCHSLLGFYDDEESSPPIVVLTCYFGQAIKKLCKHANLAICSHGYSPNYMTTSAAMELIDIREFFQHINNALVDFLLRAAESGMYMGEQMDYNN
- the LOC6619036 gene encoding uncharacterized protein LOC6619036 isoform X2, with product MRRNHFSTSEESVQNVSASELKEYFARPRFPAPKTVSHEPDISPSSDMIHRRRLQNRPLMLNAWQVLQVQWGGWWQRCWPALVAASMQMSCGSSVLCHSLLGFYDDEESSPPIVVLTCYFGQAIKKLCKHANLAICSHGYSPNYMTTSAAMELIDIREFFQHINNALVDFLLRAAESGMYMGEQMDYNN